From the genome of Primulina eburnea isolate SZY01 chromosome 12, ASM2296580v1, whole genome shotgun sequence, one region includes:
- the LOC140806975 gene encoding protein HEADING DATE 3B-like: MKRGKDEGKIMGPMFPRLHVNDTEKGGPRAPPRNKMALYEQLSIPSQKFSHTVLPHNRNVAVPYSSQGGGNERGVFSSGHQPPRLMFEKQYSQYSDLSSPLTRIQLRKKLDEDDFAVPIFTNSRLSQVNDREKATPFNPSYFNHSLEFSKAAKNGVFGHLRQESVVGQNQIVKAVSSSSIVEKTEEPLKQTYPSSHEPGNSHSNRINLPEPAEAQPANGIHSAISRECTSALTKSKCSISSIAIQSEDQNILHDVANDGESREDGPCRLLQMENLDRSESVSETLVVDAIFGLDITPDDVVGIIGQRHFWKARRTITNQQRAFACQVFELHRLIKVQKGMALSRHLLLDVSSSEKPIEPVPSKNLQLDNPGVALPNVSKGESVKPSHKNKLLVQHSVEIPSISAAQTSRNSQASISSQYTPPGLGALNQTQPHGHQWLIPLMSPSEGLVYKPYPGNGYVYSVYGGYNVPSGSNPGTGCFSTPTFGIPLQHPTFPSPVPQGYFPPYSMPIMSTAFSGSSVEQTNVPAMAHQQTTRETNSTIQRDANMDASEDIEVQCSSSTFPIERLQGSGGMKSKHMLPLFPLSPTPTINAAPTSSPHHPQPEHPPAQVIKVVPHHSKSASESAARIFQSIQEERWRYDSSL; the protein is encoded by the exons ATGAAGAGAGGTAAAGATGAAGGAAAAATAATGGGGCCTATGTTTCCAAGGCTTCATGTGAATGATACAGAGAAAGGAGGGCCAAGAGCACCTCCAAGGAACAAGATGGCGCTCTATGAGCAGCTCAGCATCCCTTCTCAGAAATTCAGTCACACAGTTCTGCCCCATAATCGGAATGTTGCAGTGCCTTACTCGAGCCAG GGTGGTGGAAATGAAAGGGGTGTTTTTTCCTCTGGCCATCAGCCTCCGAGACTAATGTTTGAGAAGCAATATAGCCAGTATTCTGATTTGAGCTCTCCTTTAACACGAATACAACTGAGGAAAAAATTGGATGAAGATGACTTTGCCGTTCCCATTTTCACAAATTCCAGGCTAAGTCAAGTAAATGACAGAGAAAAAGCAACTCCGTTCAATCCCTCTTATTTCAATCACTCATTGGAATTTTCGAAAGCAGCCAAGAATGGCGTATTTGGGCACTTACGACAAGAGTCTGTTGTTGGTCAGAATCAAATTGTTAAAGCTGTCTCAAGTTCATCAATAGTTGAGAAGACCGAGGAACCGCTGAAGCAAACTTATCCTTCGAGCCATGAACCAGGAAATAGTCATTCTAATCGTATCAACTTGCCAGAGCCTGCCGAAGCTCAACCTGCCAATGGAATCCATAGTGCTATTTCAAGGGAGTGTACATCAGCCTTAACTAAAAGCAAGTGTTCTATTTCATCAATTGCTATTCAGTCAGAAGATCAGAATATTTTACATGATGTTGCTAATGATGGAGAATCTAGAGAAGATGGGCCTTGTCGATTACTGCAAATGGAAAACTTGGACAGAAGTGAAAGTGTGTCTGAAACATTGGTTGTTGATGCCATATTTGGACTGGATATAACACCTGACGATGTTGTGGGCATAATAGGTCAGAGACACTTTTGGAAAGCAAGAAGAACTATTACAAA CCAACAACGAGCTTTTGCGTGTCAAGTATTCGAGTTGCATAGATTGATAAAG GTTCAGAAAGGTATGGCTTTATCACGTCATCTTCTCCTGGACGTTTCTTCTTCAGAAAAACCTATAGAACCCGTACCTTCGAAGAATCTCCAATTAGATAACCCCGGTGTGGCACTTCCAAATGTTTCCAAAGGTGAATCAGTGAAGCCAAGCCACAAGAACAAACTCCTGGTCCAACATTCCGTGGAGATACCCTCTATATCTGCTGCTCAAACTAGCAGAAACTCTCAAGCATCCATTAGTAGTCAATATACTCCCCCTGGATTGGGGGCTTTGAATCAAACTCAACCACATGGGCACCAGTGGTTGATCCCATTGATGTCTCCTTCCGAAGGACTTGTTTACAAGCCATACCCTGGAAATGGTTATGTTTACTCTGTTTATGGAGGATATAATGTCCCTTCGGGATCAAATCCAGGAACTGGTTGTTTTTCCACTCCCACATTTGGAATCCCGCTTCAACATCCAACATTCCCTTCCCCCGTTCCTCAAGGCTACTTCCCCCCCTACAGCATGCCAATCATGAGTACAGCATTTTCAGGCTCGTCTGTCGAGCAAACCAACGTCCCTGCTATGGCCCATCAACAAACCACCCGAGAAACAAATTCAACCATCCAACGTGATGCTAACATGGATGCATCCGAGGATATTGAAGTACAATGCAGCTCGTCCACCTTCCCAATCGAGCGACTGCAAGGCAGTGGCGGCATGAAATCAAAACACATGCTTCCGCTTTTTCCGCTCTCTCCAACTCCAACCATCAACGCCGCCCCTACCTCTAGCCCCCACCATCCTCAGCCGGAACACCCTCCAGCACAGGTCATTAAGGTCGTTCCTCACCATTCCAAGTCTGCTTCTGAATCTGCTGCAAGAATTTTTCAATCCATACAAGAGGAAAGATGGCGGTATGACTCTTCTTTGTGA
- the LOC140807620 gene encoding zinc finger CCCH domain-containing protein 23-like yields MMMMMMMIGDRVRLHPTVQIPSCDHHFAEDPAALVHTPVTPNVDASQYEKALAALQRYLPSNKEDAVAEEYGDSDDFDFPVDAFSCDNFRMFEFKVKKCTRSRPHDWTECPFAHPGEKARRRDPWKYHYSGSACPDFRKGACRRGDGCEYAHGVFECWLHPARYRTEPCKDGTHCRRRVCFFAHTPDQLRVLPHSSPDSSPGRVGQPDNCPLGYSPKSAPCSLPQTPMTLSPPLSPSVAALSQLTESVRCLQIGKPNLGIGMGRSPSWGIQLGSEFGSPRSPNSTRVGFMSPPTTPIRPRIPTPFDIWEEPVMERVESGRELRERIYAKLSKENSLDRVDPTRWFQNP; encoded by the coding sequence atgatgatgatgatgatgatgatcgGAGATCGAGTTCGCCTCCATCCTACCGTTCAAATCCCTTCATGTGATCACCATTTCGCCGAAGATCCGGCGGCCCTTGTTCACACCCCTGTTACGCCAAATGTTGATGCTTCGCAATACGAGAAAGCTTTGGCGGCTCTGCAGCGCTACCTGCCCTCCAACAAGGAGGACGCCGTGGCGGAAGAATATGGAGATTCCGATGATTTTGACTTCCCGGTGGACGCGTTCTCCTGCGATAATTTCCGGATGTTCGAGTTTAAGGTGAAGAAATGCACGCGCTCGAGGCCGCATGACTGGACGGAGTGCCCGTTCGCGCATCCCGGGGAGAAGGCTCGCCGCCGGGACCCCTGGAAGTACCATTATTCTGGGAGCGCGTGCCCGGATTTCAGGAAGGGGGCGTGTAGGAGAGGCGACGGCTGTGAATACGCACACGGCGTGTTCGAGTGCTGGCTTCATCCGGCCCGCTACCGTACGGAGCCCTGCAAGGATGGGACCCATTGCCGGCGGCGCGTTTGTTTCTTCGCTCATACACCCGATCAGCTCCGGGTTCTGCCACACTCTAGCCCGGACTCTTCTCCAGGCCGGGTAGGTCAACCCGATAACTGTCCCTTGGGTTATTCTCCGAAATCGGCTCCGTGCTCCCTGCCGCAGACTCCGATGACTTTATCTCCGCCGCTGTCGCCAAGCGTAGCAGCACTGAGTCAACTCACTGAATCGGTTCGCTGTCTGCAGATTGGCAAACCGAATCTTGGCATTGGGATGGGGCGGTCACCATCGTGGGGTATTCAATTAGGTTCCGAGTTCGGATCTCCCCGGAGCCCGAACAGCACTCGGGTCGGATTCATGAGCCCACCAACAACTCCGATCCGGCCACGGATCCCCACCCCTTTCGACATATGGGAAGAACCAGTGATGGAGCGAGTGGAATCGGGAAGAGAGCTGCGAGAGAGAATCTACGCCAAACTGAGCAAAGAGAATTCGTTGGATCGGGTCGATCCGACACGTTGGTTCCAGAATCCGTGA
- the LOC140807748 gene encoding uncharacterized protein — protein sequence MDLDLAITTEQPTALTDSSSSEQRAICERWDRSNRMSLMIIKRGIPEAFRGAVSDSVTKAKDYLDEIEKRFAKSDKAETSTILKSLISMKYKGKRNIREYIMEMSHLASQLKALKLELSEDMLVNLVLISLPNQFNQFKISYNCQKEKWSLNELISYCVQEEERLKQDKTESAHLASTSKDKGKKIMNGAAKGPYAKKQKQDKDKKGCFFCDKDDHVKKDCPKYHAWRAKKGFLELPKAK from the exons ATGGATCTAGATCTTGCGATCACGACAGAGCAACCTACCGCTCTTACGGATTCTAGTTCCTCTGAACAGAGGGCTATATGTGAGAGGTGGGATCGCTCTAACCGCATGAGTCTTATGATCATCAAACGCGGCATACCTGAGGCTTTTAGAGGTGCGGTGTCCGACAGTGTCACCAAAGCTAAGGATTATCTCGATGAGATTGAGAAGCGCTTTGCCAAAAGCGATAAGGCAGAAACAAGCACGATTCTGAAGAGCTTGATTTCCATGAAGTATAAAGGCAAGAGAAATATCCGAGAATATATTATGGAAATGTCCCACCTTGCATCACAGTTGAAGGCACTTAAGCTTGAATTGTCGGAAGACATGCTTGTTAATTTAGTGCTTATTTCTCTCCCAAACCAGTTTAATCAGTTTAAGATCAGTTATAACTGCCAAAAGGAGAAATGGTCTCTTAATGAGCTCATTTCATATTGTGTTCAAGAGGAAGAGAGGTTAAAGCAAGACAAGACTGAAAGTGCCCATTTGGCAAGCACCTCTAAAGACAAGGGCAAGAAAATAATGAATGGGGCTGCTAAAGGTCCATATGCAAAGAAACAAAAGCAAGATAAGGACAAAAAAGGTTGTTTCTTCTGTGATAAGGATGATCATGTCAAGAAAGATTGTCCTAAGTACCATGCATGGCGTGCAAAGAAAG GGTTTCTTGAGCTACCGAAAGCCAAATAA